The Helicobacter colisuis genome segment GGGAGTTTTGATTTCTTCTTGTATAGGCTGTAGAGCACTCTTTTGCACTGCAGGATTTTGTGCAAAATGCATAAGAGAAATTGCCATAGTTTGAGTTTGTAAGCCAATATCCTTTGGGACAAGATAAGATGAACCATAAAAAAGACTTAAAAAAATTACGGCATAAATCCCACTTGCAACCAAAAATGACTGCAAAGTGCTATTGTTTGGCTTGTGTTGCAATGCTAAAGTTTTCATGTGCTTTTCCTTTTAAAATATCAATAATTTGAATGAAAGTTTCAAATTTTGCATCCTTATCACTACGCAATTCTACTAGTGTCTTAGAATCAAGCTTTTCTAACTCCACTTTTAAATTCTCTAGCGCTATTACTTTTTCATCCAAATAAATTTGATTGTCCTTATCTACTAGAATTTGCACCTTTTTTTCATCTTTTTGTTGCTCTTGATTAGTGCTTTGTGGAAGCTCGATTTGTATTTTACCTTGCGCGATAAAAGTTGAAACACTTAGCACAATGGCTAATAGAACCAGCATAATATCGATAAAAGGAACGATATTAAGCGATTCATTTTTAGGAATCTTGACCATAAGTTGCCTTTGTTTTATAAAGGTTGCTTAAAAGAGTAATCTTTCGATACAAAGCATTATAAGCAATCAAAGTTGGAATCGCCACTGCAAGACCTAAAGCTGTCGCTTTTAGCGCAAGGGATAAACCTGTCATAATCTCTTTAGTATCAATGCTGCCACTTAACCCCATATCATAAAAAGTAATCATAATCCCAATCACCGTTCCCAAAAGCCCAACATAAGGTGCATTAGAATAAATAATATAAAGAGTAGTGAGATTCTTAGTAATCGAATCATCAAGAGATTCTTGCGTTTTATAATCACTAAACTTAATTTTAGAGAAAAAGATCACTCGCTCTATCGTAAGCCACAAAGCTATAAAGCCCATAATTCCAAGGATTCCAAAGATAATATAATCAATTGTTTCTTTGAGGATTTCCATTGTTTTCCTTTAATATTGAAAATAATTATTAAAATTGTATCATAAACAAATTAATCTTTTTTGAAATGCAAAAATGATTCACTCTGGATTTTCCTAAGAGCAAAATATCGCCATAAATTTTATTCAGCCAAAAGCAGTAAAAAATGTAATTATTTATTAAATTGTAGAGTTATTTTAAAATCTAGCAAAAAGCCATATTTGATCTAGCTACACAAACTTCAAAGGCTTCTTAGCCTTTGGGGTTTGTTAGAAATAATTAAAAGTAGAATCCTGTGCTTATATAAAGTCTATCTCTTCTTTTTCCATCTGCTACATATTTATTCACAGCTTTAGCTAAATCTATTTTAATATAAAAGTAATTAGCCATAAGATAAAGCAGTTCTAATCCTGCTGCATCCACTATGAACAATATTATATTCAAAGAGAGAATAAAGGTAATAAAAAAATAAAACTTGAAAATGCTAGCTCAGGAGAAAAAAGTTTAGATAACTAAATAAAATGGGATTTTGTATGACAATAAAAACAAGTATAAATTTATATTTTTAGAGTTTCCATTGGGAAAACTTAATGAAAATAAGGAATAATGATGGCAAAATATTTCCAAGACTTACCACAAAGAAATATGAAACTATAATTGGTATAGCTCCACAAAATATCCAAGCTTTCCTTAATGACTTACTAGATAATATCAATAAAGATTTAATAGAAAATTGTGAGATAAAACTGAAGTAAAAAGGTGGGCGTAAGTCCGCCCTCGAATTGTTGTTAATTTAATCCTTTTATATTAGCTCAATAAGCAAATTAAAACCTATTGTTCAATAGAATTTAAATCTTTGCTGTATTTAAGTTCTAAACTTTGACACTTGACAAAGAATTTCATATTATATTTATCTTTCATCTTGGCAGTAAATCTTTGTTGGATAGTTTTAACTGCTGGTTTTACTTTTGAAGCTACTATTGCACCATAAAATTTTTTGTTGGTATTTGTTGTGTTTTTATATCTAATGTGTGTAACCTCTATTTGTTTAAAGGCTTTTTTAAGATCTTTTCCTTTTAATTCTACATATAGCCATATAGAATCATCACTCTCTTTAATAATTAAAAAATCACATTTAGTTTCTTGAGTGCAATCTAATCCTTTATCCACTCTTACTTTATAGAACAAGTGATCTTGTGGGCTTTTCAAAGACAATCGCCTAGTATTTTCTTCGCAACTAATATTTGAGCTTGGCTCTTGGCTATGTATTCTAAATTCCTCTATCATTATTTATTGACTTTTGGCGTATGATTTAATTCTAGTAGCATATCAAATTTATCCATAATGCTATCACTTGCCCCATCTATCTCTTCTGCATTAATGAGATTTGTTTCTGTGTCTATAATATTTGTAGCCATCCCATTTTCTATCTTATAGGCAATAAATTCACTTGGCTTTAAAGAGCTAGGCAATATTTTTTCTATTTTCTCTATCTCTATCTTTTTGTTTAATAATTGTCCAGCATATAAAGTATTATTTAATGCACTTAGTATATAAGGGCTATGTGTTGAGATAATGACCTGCGGTTTATGTTTTTTTGTTCTTAAATCTGCCAAATAATAACTGATTTTTTCTTGGTTTGTTGGATAGAGATTGTTTTCAGGCTCTTCTATTAAAATGCACATATTCTGATTATTTTGCATTTGAGATAGGTAATCTCTTACATTTTCGAGTTTGTTTATATCCAATTCCCATAAAAACTCTCGTATCCCATTACTAAAAGCTTTATAAAAATCATATTCTGATGCAAAATAAGAACAAATAAGCTCGATAATAACAGAACTTTTTTCTCCTGAGCTAGCATTTTCAAGTTTTATTTCTTTATTACCTTTATTCTCTCTTTGAATATAATATTGTTCATAGCCCACTTTTTTCTTTTTTTGGACATTTATATCCATAGTTTGTATGATTTGTGTATTTTGATTAAGGTTATCAAGACTTTTTTTAAAATTATTAATCATATCATTAGTGTATAAAGAAAATTTAGCCCTTAACCCGCTTGGGCTAGAAAGTATTTCAGCAATTGATGAGCGATTATCATTTAAAAAAAGTATCTTATTAATATAAAATTCACCTTCGGTAAGTGAATTGTATTTTATTGTTAATTTTTTATTAGAGATTATAGCAATAGTCTTATTTTCTATTTTATATTCTATGTATGTTTCTTTGTCAACAAAATCTTCTAACGAAGAATCTTTTAAAATTGTTTCTAATCTAAATCTTAATGAATCCTTCTTAGCATT includes the following:
- the exbD gene encoding TonB system transport protein ExbD, whose amino-acid sequence is MVKIPKNESLNIVPFIDIMLVLLAIVLSVSTFIAQGKIQIELPQSTNQEQQKDEKKVQILVDKDNQIYLDEKVIALENLKVELEKLDSKTLVELRSDKDAKFETFIQIIDILKGKAHENFSIATQAKQ
- the exbB gene encoding TonB-system energizer ExbB encodes the protein MEILKETIDYIIFGILGIMGFIALWLTIERVIFFSKIKFSDYKTQESLDDSITKNLTTLYIIYSNAPYVGLLGTVIGIMITFYDMGLSGSIDTKEIMTGLSLALKATALGLAVAIPTLIAYNALYRKITLLSNLYKTKATYGQDS
- a CDS encoding AAA family ATPase; translation: MKKSNAKKDSLRFRLETILKDSSLEDFVDKETYIEYKIENKTIAIISNKKLTIKYNSLTEGEFYINKILFLNDNRSSIAEILSSPSGLRAKFSLYTNDMINNFKKSLDNLNQNTQIIQTMDINVQKKKKVGYEQYYIQRENKGNKEIKLENASSGEKSSVIIELICSYFASEYDFYKAFSNGIREFLWELDINKLENVRDYLSQMQNNQNMCILIEEPENNLYPTNQEKISYYLADLRTKKHKPQVIISTHSPYILSALNNTLYAGQLLNKKIEIEKIEKILPSSLKPSEFIAYKIENGMATNIIDTETNLINAEEIDGASDSIMDKFDMLLELNHTPKVNK